The Candidatus Methylacidiphilales bacterium genome contains the following window.
CCAATCAGATTCTGTCAGAGAAAGATGCCGCAAAAAAAGAAGCGTTAAAAAAGCAGCAATTGGAGCTTATGAAGGCACATCATGCTCAAATGATGGAGCATCGCCAACAAAAGATGCAGGAACATAAAAAGTAAATGTATCAGGAAGGAGAAAACTGGGGTCTTCAACCCGAAATCGTCCATCCGCCCGCTTGCCCTAAGCTTTCTGCCAGGGGCGAAGACAAAGCGTCACTTCGTTAATACAACCCAAAAATGAAGGATACCAATTATGAGCATGTTACAAGAATTTAAAGAATTCGCCATCAAGGGCAATGCTATTGACATGGCCGTGGGCATCATAATCGGCGCCGCTTTCGGCAAAATTATTTCATCCCTTGTTGCCGACGTATTCATGCCGCCGATTGGCGTATTAATCGGGGGTGTAGATTTTACCAAGCTGGCATTCACCCTAAAAGAAGCAGTTGGAAACGCGCCTGCCGTGACGCTTAATTATGGCAATTTTATTCAAGCCCTGGTTGATTTTACGATTATCGCCTTTGTTATTTTTATGGCGGTGAAATTCATCAACAGTCTTAAGAAAAAAGAAGCCGCGGCTCCTGCAGCACCGATAGAACCATCCAAAGAAGAACTGCTATTGACTGAAATCAGGGATTTGCTCAAGGAAAGAAAATAATATTTCACTCTGAGCTCACTTTTCGGGGCGGATGCAATTCGCCTCGACGATCTTAATAATCAGGCATCTTG
Protein-coding sequences here:
- the mscL gene encoding large-conductance mechanosensitive channel protein MscL gives rise to the protein MSMLQEFKEFAIKGNAIDMAVGIIIGAAFGKIISSLVADVFMPPIGVLIGGVDFTKLAFTLKEAVGNAPAVTLNYGNFIQALVDFTIIAFVIFMAVKFINSLKKKEAAAPAAPIEPSKEELLLTEIRDLLKERK